The genomic stretch CAGACTCCAGTACTTGAGGTCTTTTATCTTGCCATTCAGGATGCCTTTCAGATCTACAATCATTGCTTCCGGCTTCGTCATCTTTTTAAAATCTTCCTCTACAAGTCCTTTGTATTCTTTGTGATTCACAGCCACCACCACTGCATCATAATCTGTCGCCGGGGTCTTGGTGAGCTCGTAGCCATATTCCAGCTTTAATTCATCACTGTTCGCACGTGGATCAATTACATCCACATTTACTCCATAGGATTTGAACTCATTGATGACATCAGAGACTTTAGAATTTCGGATGTCTTCCACATCTTCTTTAAACGTGGCGCCCATCACTAAAACTTTGCATTTGCTTAAGTCTTTTCCCATGGCAATCAGTTTTTTTACGGTCTGCTTCGCCACGTAAAATCCCATGGAGTCATTGACATAACGTCCTGAATTGATCACCTGGGAATGATAGCCCAATTCCTGTGCTTTGTAGGTCAGGTAATAAGGATCAACTCCAATACAATGACCACCCACAAGACCCGGCATAAAGCGAAGGAAATTCCATTTCGTACCGGATGCTTCCAGTACTTCATAGGTGTTAATGCCCATCTTATTGAAAATGATGGAAAGTTCATTCATTAAAGCAATATTCACATCCCGCTGTGTGTTCTCTATGATTTTGGCTGCTTCTGCCACTTTAATGGAGGAGGCTTTGAATACACCGGCGGTTACAACAATCTCGTAAACTTTGGCAATATTATCCAGTGATTCGGCATCACATCCGGAAACAACTTTCGTAATTTTAGCGAGGGTATGCTCTTTGTCACAGGGATTAATTCGTTCCGGAGAATAACCGTCTTTGAAATCAGTTTTATATGTTAATCCTGAGATTTCTTCAAGAACCGGGATACAATCTTCTTCGGTACATCCGGGATAAACGGTAGATTCATAGACGACATAGTCCCCTTTTTTAAGCGCTTTTGCAATGGAGCGTGTGGCGCCAAGCAAGGGTTTTAAATCCGGTAATTTATGTTCATCAATCGGTGTAGGTACAGCTACAATAAAGAAATTGGCTTTTTTAAGTACGTCAATAGAATCTGTAAACTCTATATCACAACCTTCAAATGCACTGCTTTCCAATTCACCGCTAGGGTCAATATTTTTGCGCATCAGTTCTACACGCTCTTTATTAATATCGAACCCTATTACGGATACTTTCTTTGCAAACTCTAATGCAATCGGGAGACCAACATATCCAAGTCCGATTACAGCTATTTTATTTTTCTTATTTACAATATCATTATACATTGCGGTACAGTATTTCCGGTTTATTAAGTTTGCGAAGGGCGTAAATGCGTTCAATTATATCAACCACTTTCAGGCCTTCTAACGCATTTGTGGTCATAATAGTTCTTCCTTTTAAGGTGTCAATTACATTTTCAATAATGTAATGATGATTGGCAGCAGAACCTTTGTAAGTGCCATAATCATTGGCCGGGTTCACTGGTGCAAGTTTAGGCATCGTGTAACCATCCATATGACAATAGACGACTTCATTCATGTACTGTCCACCAATTTTTAAGCTTCCCTTGCTGCCAATGACAGTAATGCTGCTTTCCAAATTAGTATCAAATACAGCAGTGGTGTAATTGATCGAACCCATTCCTCCATTGATAAATCTGAAGTTGACAATTCCTGTATCTTCAAAAGCTGTTGATTGCTGATGATTAAAATCTGCGAAGACACCGTTGATATCCGTGATATCACCAAAAACCCAATACATGATATCTATAAAGTGGGAAAACTGGGTGAACAATGTGCCCCCATCGAGATCACTGGTGCCTTTCCAGGACCCTTTTTTATAATACCGGTCATCGCGATTCCAAAAGCAATTTAATTGTACCAGGAATACGTCTCCCATATATTTCTGCTCCACCACTTCTTTCAGCCAGGCCGATGGTGGTGAATACCTGTTTTGCATTACCCCAAAAATCGTTCTTGATACCTGCAGCGCTTTGTAAATGATATGTTCACAGTCTGCTTTAGTAATCGCCATGGGTTTTTCACATACCACATGTTTATGATGCTCGAGTGCTTTTAAAGAATGTTCTGCATGCAATCCATTCGGGGTACAGACATTGACCACATCGATTTCCGGTATGGCTTTTAACATTTCTTCCGGAGTACTAAAAAATGGAATGTCTTCAACACCTTTTAAATTCAATTCGTTTTTCGGACGAATATCACAGATACCCAGAATGCAGATTCTTCATTCCTGCGAATCATTTCAGCATGACGCATACCGATATGTCCACATCCAATGACTGCGAAATTTATTTTACGATTTTGATAATTGGTCATCAGGAGATTCGGCTTACACTATTTGCTTTTAGTTGATAACGCTGCTGACTTTCGGGACATGTTGCCATTCCATCTTTATCAAATTGCAGCTTATGTCCATATTCACTCATCCATCCGGTTTGTCGGGCCGGATTGCCAATCACAAGCGCATAGTCGGGAACATCTTTTGTCACCACAGCTCCGGCTCCGATAAAGGCGAAAGATCCGATATCATGTCCGCAGACAATCGTTGCATTTGCTCCGATGGAAGCTCCTTTTTTAACCCTTGTTTTCGCGTACTGACTTTTTCTATTGACAGCACTTCGCGGATTCGTCACATTGGTAAAAACCATACTTGGACCAAGAAAGACATCATCTTCACAAATGACACCGGTATAAATAGAAACGTTGTTCTGCACCTTAACATTGTTACCCAAAACGACATCAGGAGAAATCACCACGTTTTGACCGATATTGCAATTTTCACCTATGACACAGTTCGACATAATATGACTGAAATGCCAGATTTTAGTTCCTTTTCCTATTGTACATCCTTCATCAATAAAGGCAGACGAGTGAGCGCTATATTCCATTAGATTTTTCATGATTTGCCCGGCAGTTAAAGGTTGCTGAGCAGTAGTGAACTGTTGCTGTCGCTGATAAAATTATACAATTTATCCTACACCTCCTGTTTGCCAAATTTCATCCTTTTTTTTCTTGGATGTAACTATCTGAAATGGCAAACACTGCATAGTTTCCCATGCAGTGTTCATCGGTTTATTTTTTATATCAGGCGAAGCGGTGAGCCGTCTTGTTTAATTCTTCAGGAGGCAGACTTCTGAAGTAATCATAGGTGTATTTGAGTCCTTCTGCTCTGCTGATTTTGGGTTGCCAGCCAAGAATTTCTATGGCTTTGCTGATATCCGGTCTCCGTTGCTTTGGATCATCCTGAGGCAATGGGTGCGTAATTAGTTTTTGATTGGTGCCCGTTAACTTGATAATCTCCTCGCCGAATTCGCGAATCGTGATTTCCTGAGGATTACCGATATTCACCGGATAGGCATAGTCACTGAAGAGCAGGCGGTATATACCTTCAATTAAATCATCTACGTAGCAGAAAGATCGTGTTTGTGAGCCATCGCCAAATACAGTGAGATCTTCACCACGCAATGCCTGGCCGATAAACGCCGGTAATACTCTGCCGTCATTCAGTCGCATTCTTGGACCATACGTATTGAATATTCTGACTATCCTGGTTTCCAGATGGTGATAGGTATGATAGGCCATGGTGATGGCTTCCTGAAAACGTTTGGCTTCATCATAAACTCCTCTCGGACCTATTGGGTTTACATTACCCCAATAATCTTCGGTTTGTGGATGAACAGTAGGATCACCGTAGACTTCACTGGTGGAAGCAATCAATATTCTTGCATTCTTCACTCTTGCGAATCCTAACAGATTGTGAATCCCTAATGAACCAACTTTCAGGGTTTGAATAGGAATCTTTAAATAATCTATCGGACTTGCCGGAGAGGCGAAATGTAATATATAATCTATTTGTCCGGGAACATATACGAATTTACTGACATCGTGGTGATAGAATTCGAACTCCTTCAATCGAAAGAGATGTTCGATATTCCTTAAATCGCCGGTGATAAGGTTATCCATTCCTACTACGTCAAATCCTTCCTTAATGAAACGATCGCAGAGGTGTGAGCCGAGAAATCCTGCGGCGCCTGTAATAAGAACTCTTTTTCTTGACATAATAGGTGGTTTAAATCAGGAGAATGCAGGAACTTGTGGGGATACTGTTTCGCGTCCCATGCTGCTGTAATAGAATCCTAACTCTGACATACGTTGTAAGTCATACAGGTTACGGCCGTCGAAAATTACTTTTTCCTTCATGGTTGCTTTCATCTTTTCAAAATCCGGAGTTCTGAACAATGCCCATTCCGTAGCAATCAACAACGCATCAGCATCCTGAATGGCTTCATAAGGATCATTGGCATAATGGATAACTTCACCCATGGTGCGTTTTACATTTTCCATTGCTTCCGGATCAAATGCACTTACAGATGCGCCTGCGGCAATGAGGTCACGGATGATATACAAGGCAGGTGCTTCACGAATATCGTCAGTATCCGGCTTGAACGCCAGACCCCAGATAGCGAATTTTTTACCGGCCAGGTCACCACCGAAATATTGTTTCAACTTCTCCACCATAACCGTTTTTTGTTTCTCATTCACCTGCATTACTGACGAGAGAATTTTGAAATCGTATTTATAGTCCTGTGATGTTCTGTACAATGCCTGGACATCTTTAGGAAAACAACTTCCACCATATCCGATACCGGCAAAGAGAAAGCGCTTACCAATCCTGGAGTCCGAACCAATACCAATACGAATAGCATCCACGTTGGCTCC from Bacteroidota bacterium encodes the following:
- a CDS encoding nucleotide sugar dehydrogenase translates to MYNDIVNKKNKIAVIGLGYVGLPIALEFAKKVSVIGFDINKERVELMRKNIDPSGELESSAFEGCDIEFTDSIDVLKKANFFIVAVPTPIDEHKLPDLKPLLGATRSIAKALKKGDYVVYESTVYPGCTEEDCIPVLEEISGLTYKTDFKDGYSPERINPCDKEHTLAKITKVVSGCDAESLDNIAKVYEIVVTAGVFKASSIKVAEAAKIIENTQRDVNIALMNELSIIFNKMGINTYEVLEASGTKWNFLRFMPGLVGGHCIGVDPYYLTYKAQELGYHSQVINSGRYVNDSMGFYVAKQTVKKLIAMGKDLSKCKVLVMGATFKEDVEDIRNSKVSDVINEFKSYGVNVDVIDPRANSDELKLEYGYELTKTPATDYDAVVVAVNHKEYKGLVEEDFKKMTKPEAMIVDLKGILNGKIKDLKYWSL
- a CDS encoding SDR family oxidoreductase encodes the protein MSRKRVLITGAAGFLGSHLCDRFIKEGFDVVGMDNLITGDLRNIEHLFRLKEFEFYHHDVSKFVYVPGQIDYILHFASPASPIDYLKIPIQTLKVGSLGIHNLLGFARVKNARILIASTSEVYGDPTVHPQTEDYWGNVNPIGPRGVYDEAKRFQEAITMAYHTYHHLETRIVRIFNTYGPRMRLNDGRVLPAFIGQALRGEDLTVFGDGSQTRSFCYVDDLIEGIYRLLFSDYAYPVNIGNPQEITIREFGEEIIKLTGTNQKLITHPLPQDDPKQRRPDISKAIEILGWQPKISRAEGLKYTYDYFRSLPPEELNKTAHRFA
- a CDS encoding N-acetyltransferase — encoded protein: MEYSAHSSAFIDEGCTIGKGTKIWHFSHIMSNCVIGENCNIGQNVVISPDVVLGNNVKVQNNVSIYTGVICEDDVFLGPSMVFTNVTNPRSAVNRKSQYAKTRVKKGASIGANATIVCGHDIGSFAFIGAGAVVTKDVPDYALVIGNPARQTGWMSEYGHKLQFDKDGMATCPESQQRYQLKANSVSRIS